AGAGGTTTGTAACCCGTcaatgcatttttatatttattttcagtatgaTAAAAGGTTGTATTATGTTCTGACAACTATTAATCTTAGTCTTTGCAGAGCCTGCTGTTATGATCAGGAATCAGTCAGTGGTTCTGAGCTGTGAGTTGTCTGACGTGACAGAGCGAGTTACTCTCTCCTGGTTGAagatggagagaaacagagcaagGCTAATTAAACAGGAAGTCCTTACACCAAAAGACCCAAAGAGGAGAGTCAGTGTAACACTGAACAGTGCATGGGAGGACCTGCTTTTGTACCAGTGCGTTGTGTTTAGTGAGAACACACTCAGAGCTGTAGCTCCAGTAACTCTCCACCTGATTCAATCATTAAGAAAAGAGCCTCATTCAGCTATACCTAAACATACCACAGAACCCACCAGCCAGGGTAATGCTCTTTTACATGTGTTCAAGCAGCATTCAATCTATTCTCCATTTCATGCACATTATGGTTAATATGCATCACATCTCTACAGGAAACAGTATGGAAACGCgtagcatcatcatcattgtgttCACTGTGTCCGGGTGTGTGGTGCTTTTGCTTGGGGCTCTTTTGTTCTACACTCGAAGAAAATCTTCCACAGGTAAACTAACCTGCTTTTTATAAATACTGCTCCGATCAAAAAAAGGATAATAATCAAGATCCTTTCATTCTCAGCATAACTCACGTTTAGCttaatgtgcagtgtgtaagGTTTTTAAGGTGGTAAAATAGGGGAGTTAAAAATACTCTGAAATATGGTTTACCTGAGAACACATTATTGAGCCACACTGGAAGTCACCAGCTAATGAAACTGGATATAAAATgtctacacactcctgtaaaaacttcagctttttgtgttttgtgaaaTCATGACAGATCTTTTTCCACTTTTAATGTGATAGAGCAACCAAAAAAATTCAAGTAAAAAATCATTAGAAGAAATACTAGCAGTAAAATAtcacaaaaatattacattaaccTGGTTGCATGAGTGTGCACCCAGTTCTATAATGGACTGTGTTCAGAATTCACCAATAACTTCCAAACTCCCGTTTAAAAGTGTCTACCATACAGCTGTTATCAATAAACTGAGCATCTtgatatttttttgcttttacctGATTTCCGATGCCATGATTTGCAAAGTGTGTACTGTATCCTAAAGTgccaaaatatttttcatgacACCTTTGCAACACTGGAGATCTGACAATAACTGCACCAGATCATTATCAAGCAGGAAAAGAGGTCTGTACACTAgtgatgtctttatttatttagtattataaaataatacacattATGTAGTTTGGGGCACAGAACAACTCACATACCGTAATGAAAGGATGCTCTGGGAAGTACAACTTCTCCCCCTTGTGTATTACTCTAGATGGACCATCTGTGATAGAGATGAAGTGTAGAGTTGATCCATCCCATTCACATTCATCTCAAGGTAACAGTGGTAGTACTTTTACTAGCAATATACCTAATAAACCTAAGTTGAAGCAATCACCTGGAAGCGTAGatgaatcattttgtttttataataaatgtgtaaaatgtgaatAATATCAATGTTACTTAAGGTAATGAGATTTATCCTAATCACAGGCTGCATTACAGctgtcatttctttttgtaGGTGCTGACATGTTTagagtagaagaagaaaaagaaggagaagagcTCCACTATGCCTCCGTCACCATAGTGGAACTTGATCGCGGTAATACTAGAGAGCAGTTTctaatttattccttttttcctGCTCATGTCACTCAGACCCTGTACTGTTCTACTGTTCTACATTTTCTGTGCATGTGAAAATATCTTAAGTAAAGGCATGCTGTTtcaatatttgtattattaatattactacatagttacttacatacatacttttggaatgcaatatatatattaggaataaataatttaaattatgtATATAACAAGATTATCTTccaaacaaatataaattcaattttaaatgaataaaaaacaatctAGAAATAGAGTtaaattctttatatatatatatatataaatgtcataggtgaaaataatgaaagattaagtattaagtatctccatctccatctctgccatgtctataattaattattgtttatgaaacaattttattttgtttgtttgttttgttttataacaTTGCTTCCGTTCtatgtaataaactgtaaagtATCTGCTCTATAACACAGTagtgttttaaatgatttttgcAGGAACAAGTGGAAATTGTAAAAGGCTCAAGGTAAGCATTAACCAGTATGTTTCATCTCCTGCACAGTTTGTACTGTGGCTCATAAGATTTTGATATGATTTTGACAGGAATTATGCTGACAGACATTTGCTGTTTTAATAACTGACAAATCTTTATCTCTATGTTTTGTCCTTTGTGTTATATAAACAGACAGCAAGCAAGAGTGACTCAGTCATTTAC
The genomic region above belongs to Tachysurus vachellii isolate PV-2020 chromosome 8, HZAU_Pvac_v1, whole genome shotgun sequence and contains:
- the LOC132850601 gene encoding uncharacterized protein LOC132850601; this encodes MWTRELNQKIEVMITAEKDKKLEVYGAIIPEKPLSTFYNGNDFIFHISPVKFNYSGTYKCIVNDNVTYSSLTLHTLRVFAEPAVMIRNQSVVLSCELSDVTERVTLSWLKMERNRARLIKQEVLTPKDPKRRVSVTLNSAWEDLLLYQCVVFSENTLRAVAPVTLHLIQSLRKEPHSAIPKHTTEPTSQGNSMETRSIIIIVFTVSGCVVLLLGALLFYTRRKSSTDGPSVIEMKCRVDPSHSHSSQGADMFRVEEEKEGEELHYASVTIVELDRGTSGNCKRLKTASKSDSVIYSTVNIK